From Streptomyces sp. TLI_235, a single genomic window includes:
- a CDS encoding pyruvate phosphate dikinase — protein sequence MAAKQKFVYSFTEGNKDLKDLLGGKGANLAEMTNLGLPVPPGFTITTEACKVFLETGSEPASLHEEISKHLAALEAEMGKTLGQHDNPLLVSVRSGAKFSMPGMMDTVLNIGLSDASVTGLAAQSGNERFAWDSYRRLVQMFGKTVLGVDGELFEEALDEAKHAKGTTNDLDLTAEDLKALVETFKGIVLRETGREFPQAPREQLDLAIYAVFHSWNGDRARLYRRQERIPNDLGTAVNVCTMVFGNLGEDSGTGVAFTRDPSTGTQGVYGDYLQNAQGEDVVAGIRNTLPLADLEQLDKKSYDELMTIMNTLETHYRDLCDIEFTIERGKLWMLQTRVGKRTAAAAFRIAVQLVDQGLINLDEALHRVTGGQLAQLMFPRFAPTSETKPVAYGIAASPGAAVGRVVFDSYTAVKWSRSGEKVILVRRETNPDDLEGMIAAEGILTSRGGKTSHAAVVARGMGKTCVCGAEELEVDTKNRKFTTADGQVVHEGDVVSVDGANGKVYLGEVPVLPSPVVEYFEGTLHAGADVQGGLVQAVHRLMSHADVRRRLAVRANADNAEDANRARRYGAQGIGLCRTEHMFLGEERRKEVEHLILADNDKDRETALSSLLPLQKGDFLELFQSMDGLPVTVRLLDPPLHEFLPDITELSVRVALAEARRDPNENDLRLLQAVHKLHEQNPMLGLRGVRLGLVIPGLFGMQVRAIAEAAAERKLAGGDPRPEVMIPLVGTVQELELVRDECERVLAEVAQSTGVQLDIKLGTMIELPRAAVTAGQIAEAAEFFSFGTNDLTQTVWGFSRDDVEASFFTAYLEKGIFGVSPFETIDRDGVGSLVKHAAEAGRATRPDLKLGVCGEHGGDPDSVHFFHEVGLDYVSCSPFRIPVARLEAGRAAIETAGSDSR from the coding sequence GTGGCGGCGAAGCAGAAGTTTGTTTACTCCTTCACCGAAGGAAACAAGGACCTCAAGGATCTTCTTGGTGGCAAGGGTGCGAACCTGGCCGAGATGACCAACCTGGGTCTCCCCGTCCCTCCGGGGTTCACCATCACGACCGAGGCCTGCAAGGTCTTCCTGGAGACGGGCAGCGAGCCGGCCTCGCTGCACGAGGAGATCAGCAAGCACCTGGCCGCCCTCGAGGCCGAGATGGGCAAGACGCTCGGGCAGCACGACAATCCGCTGCTCGTGTCCGTCCGTTCGGGCGCGAAATTCTCCATGCCCGGCATGATGGACACCGTTCTGAACATCGGTCTGTCCGACGCCTCGGTGACCGGCCTCGCCGCCCAGTCCGGCAACGAGCGTTTCGCCTGGGACTCCTACCGCCGCCTGGTCCAGATGTTCGGCAAGACCGTGCTGGGCGTGGACGGCGAGCTGTTCGAGGAGGCCCTGGACGAGGCCAAGCACGCCAAGGGCACCACCAACGACCTCGACCTGACCGCCGAGGACCTCAAGGCCCTGGTCGAGACCTTCAAGGGCATCGTCCTGCGCGAGACCGGCCGCGAGTTCCCGCAGGCCCCGCGCGAGCAGCTCGACCTGGCCATCTACGCCGTCTTCCACTCCTGGAACGGCGACCGCGCCCGGCTGTACCGCCGCCAGGAGCGCATCCCGAACGACCTGGGCACCGCGGTCAACGTGTGCACCATGGTCTTCGGCAACCTGGGCGAGGACTCCGGCACAGGTGTCGCCTTCACCCGCGACCCCTCCACGGGCACCCAGGGCGTCTACGGCGACTACCTGCAGAACGCCCAGGGCGAGGACGTCGTCGCCGGCATCCGCAACACCCTGCCGCTGGCCGACCTCGAGCAGCTCGACAAGAAGTCCTACGACGAGCTGATGACCATCATGAACACGCTGGAGACGCACTACCGCGACCTCTGCGACATCGAGTTCACCATCGAGCGCGGCAAGCTCTGGATGCTGCAGACCCGCGTCGGCAAGCGCACCGCCGCGGCGGCCTTCCGCATCGCCGTCCAGCTGGTCGACCAGGGCCTGATCAACCTCGACGAGGCGCTGCACCGGGTCACCGGCGGCCAGCTCGCCCAGCTGATGTTCCCGCGCTTCGCGCCCACCTCCGAGACCAAGCCGGTCGCCTACGGCATCGCCGCCTCGCCGGGTGCCGCGGTCGGCCGGGTGGTCTTCGACTCCTACACCGCCGTCAAGTGGTCCCGCTCCGGCGAGAAGGTCATCCTCGTCCGCCGCGAGACCAACCCGGACGACCTCGAGGGCATGATCGCCGCCGAGGGCATCCTGACCTCGCGCGGCGGCAAGACCTCGCACGCGGCCGTCGTCGCCCGCGGCATGGGCAAGACCTGTGTCTGCGGCGCCGAGGAGCTGGAGGTCGACACCAAGAACCGCAAGTTCACCACCGCCGACGGCCAGGTCGTGCACGAGGGCGACGTCGTCTCCGTCGACGGCGCCAACGGCAAGGTGTACCTGGGCGAGGTCCCGGTGCTGCCGTCGCCGGTCGTCGAGTACTTCGAGGGCACCCTGCACGCGGGCGCCGACGTCCAGGGCGGGCTCGTCCAGGCCGTGCACCGGCTGATGTCGCACGCCGACGTCCGCCGCCGGCTCGCCGTCCGCGCCAACGCCGACAACGCCGAGGACGCGAACCGCGCCCGCCGCTACGGCGCCCAGGGCATCGGCCTGTGCCGCACCGAGCACATGTTCCTCGGTGAGGAGCGCCGCAAGGAGGTCGAGCACCTGATCCTCGCGGACAACGACAAGGACCGCGAGACCGCGCTCTCCAGCCTCCTGCCGCTGCAGAAGGGCGACTTCCTCGAGCTGTTCCAGTCGATGGACGGCCTGCCCGTCACCGTCCGGCTGCTCGACCCGCCGCTGCACGAGTTCCTGCCCGACATCACCGAGCTGTCGGTGCGCGTCGCCCTCGCCGAGGCCCGCAGGGACCCGAACGAGAACGACCTGCGCCTGCTGCAGGCGGTGCACAAGCTGCACGAGCAGAACCCGATGCTCGGCCTGCGCGGCGTCCGCCTCGGCCTGGTCATCCCCGGCCTGTTCGGCATGCAGGTCCGGGCGATCGCCGAGGCCGCGGCCGAGCGCAAGCTGGCCGGCGGCGACCCGCGCCCCGAGGTGATGATCCCGCTGGTCGGCACCGTCCAGGAGCTGGAGCTGGTACGCGACGAGTGCGAGCGGGTACTCGCCGAGGTCGCGCAGTCCACCGGCGTCCAGCTGGACATCAAGCTCGGCACCATGATCGAGCTGCCGCGCGCCGCGGTGACCGCCGGTCAGATCGCCGAGGCCGCCGAGTTCTTCTCCTTCGGCACCAACGACCTCACCCAGACGGTGTGGGGCTTCTCCCGCGACGACGTCGAGGCGAGCTTCTTCACCGCCTACCTGGAGAAGGGCATCTTCGGCGTCAGCCCGTTCGAGACCATCGACCGGGACGGCGTGGGCTCGCTCGTCAAGCACGCCGCAGAGGCCGGCCGGGCCACCCGCCCCGACCTCAAGCTCGGCGTCTGCGGCGAGCACGGCGGCGACCCGGACTCGGTCCACTTCTTCCACGAGGTGGGGCTGGACTACGTGTCCTGCTCTCCCTTCCGCATCCCGGTGGCGCGCCTGGAGGCAGGCCGCGCCGCCATCGAGACGGCGGGCAGCGATTCGCGCTGA
- a CDS encoding putative ATP-grasp superfamily ATP-dependent carboligase codes for MTRRNGVGCAVRDPKKLYELEPAGVEAVAAAQESAASDGGGLVLLYHFEGFMDAGEAGTQVVSHLLEHGMPQVVARFDHDRLVDYRARRPAMVFDRERWTDYDPPEILLQLAHDSVGAPFLVLSGPEPDTEWELFAAAVRGLIERFDIRLAVDFHGIPMGVPHTRPVGLTPHGSRMDLAPGYPRWFDQAQVPGSAQALLEFRLAEAGHDVLGFAVHVPHYIARSAYPAAAVQILEAVQSATGLVLPGTELRLRVDEVYAEIEEQLEQGDGELRSAIRGMEGQYDAVAGADSRESLLAQATDLPSADELGRRFEEFLAEHERDTE; via the coding sequence GTGACGAGACGGAACGGGGTTGGGTGCGCCGTGCGTGATCCCAAGAAGCTGTACGAGCTGGAGCCGGCGGGTGTCGAGGCGGTCGCCGCGGCGCAGGAGTCCGCGGCCTCGGACGGCGGCGGGCTGGTGCTGCTCTACCACTTCGAGGGGTTCATGGACGCCGGCGAGGCCGGTACCCAGGTCGTCTCGCACCTGCTGGAGCACGGCATGCCGCAGGTCGTCGCCCGGTTCGACCACGACCGCCTGGTGGACTACCGGGCCCGGCGGCCCGCGATGGTCTTCGACCGCGAGCGCTGGACGGACTACGACCCGCCGGAGATCCTCCTCCAGCTGGCGCACGACTCGGTCGGCGCGCCGTTCCTGGTCCTCTCCGGCCCCGAGCCGGACACCGAGTGGGAGCTGTTCGCCGCGGCGGTCCGCGGGCTGATCGAGCGCTTCGACATCCGCCTCGCGGTGGACTTCCACGGCATCCCGATGGGCGTTCCGCACACCCGCCCGGTCGGGCTGACGCCGCACGGCAGCCGGATGGACCTGGCGCCCGGCTACCCCCGCTGGTTCGACCAGGCGCAGGTGCCCGGCAGCGCCCAGGCCCTGCTGGAGTTCCGGCTCGCCGAGGCCGGCCACGACGTGCTCGGGTTCGCCGTCCACGTCCCGCACTACATCGCCCGTTCGGCCTACCCGGCCGCCGCCGTGCAGATCCTGGAGGCCGTGCAGTCCGCGACCGGCCTGGTGCTTCCCGGTACCGAGCTGCGGCTGCGGGTGGACGAGGTGTACGCCGAGATCGAGGAGCAACTGGAGCAGGGCGACGGCGAGCTCCGCTCGGCCATCCGCGGCATGGAGGGCCAGTACGACGCCGTGGCCGGCGCGGACAGCCGCGAGAGCCTGCTCGCCCAGGCCACCGACCTCCCCTCGGCCGACGAGCTGGGCCGGCGCTTCGAGGAGTTCCTCGCCGAGCACGAGCGCGACACCGAGTGA
- a CDS encoding calpain family cysteine protease, producing the protein MGYHRNNWRQVAGAAAPFVPGGRAILGTVDAANRLIDRADRRSIQYVPGGRPLVELPWQPPGPPPDPHRADAVGRQAWDLLFSDEQRYGARALLDHIGNLLMPLPPAELDLVVRRFGPPGLDRWDALTHVKDAEGRSAYDWRRQQELFGWLLRSVSPYAAMLIGTAMPCSQPEYEPDCGCGDHGWVLPQGPFAQVDGAYVTERWQRVSGSTEAMSWQDMDQGRFGTCWLLTSIQAVIQANPHHAPRHLRQEANGTVTCTLYDRGRPIDITVVPDLPYGHGVLWGAKGHSDDARYAETWPGYYEKAAARFYGGYGAVADGGHPSDALGLLTGRPSREGEIDLANPWLCHELADRRARGQALTASTHGRGDDRERLHGGRLAASHAYFVKDVDVAGGRICLGNPWGDGADRRMWECWLTLQEIPSCLRRMNAVDTW; encoded by the coding sequence ATGGGCTACCACCGCAACAACTGGCGCCAGGTGGCGGGGGCCGCCGCGCCGTTCGTCCCGGGTGGCCGGGCGATCCTGGGCACCGTCGACGCGGCCAACCGGCTGATCGACCGGGCCGACCGGCGCAGCATCCAGTACGTGCCCGGCGGCCGTCCGCTGGTCGAACTGCCGTGGCAGCCGCCCGGCCCGCCGCCGGACCCGCACCGCGCCGACGCGGTCGGCCGCCAGGCCTGGGACCTGCTCTTCTCGGACGAGCAGCGGTACGGCGCCCGTGCCCTGCTCGACCACATCGGCAACCTGCTGATGCCGCTGCCGCCGGCCGAACTCGACCTGGTCGTCCGCCGATTCGGCCCGCCGGGCCTGGACCGCTGGGACGCGCTCACCCACGTCAAGGACGCCGAGGGCCGCTCGGCGTACGACTGGCGGCGCCAGCAGGAGCTGTTCGGCTGGCTGCTGCGCTCGGTCAGCCCGTACGCCGCGATGCTGATCGGCACCGCGATGCCCTGCAGCCAGCCCGAGTACGAGCCCGACTGCGGCTGCGGGGACCACGGCTGGGTGCTGCCGCAGGGCCCGTTCGCCCAGGTGGACGGCGCGTACGTGACCGAGCGGTGGCAGCGGGTCTCCGGCTCGACCGAGGCGATGAGCTGGCAGGACATGGACCAGGGCAGGTTCGGCACCTGCTGGCTGCTGACCAGCATCCAGGCGGTCATCCAGGCCAATCCGCACCACGCCCCGCGCCACCTGCGCCAGGAGGCGAACGGCACCGTCACCTGCACCCTGTACGACCGGGGCCGGCCGATCGACATCACCGTGGTGCCCGACCTGCCCTACGGGCACGGCGTGCTGTGGGGCGCCAAGGGCCACAGCGACGACGCCCGGTACGCGGAGACCTGGCCCGGCTACTACGAGAAGGCCGCCGCCCGGTTCTACGGCGGCTACGGGGCCGTCGCCGACGGCGGTCACCCGAGCGACGCCCTGGGCCTGCTCACCGGCCGCCCCTCCCGGGAGGGCGAGATCGACCTCGCCAACCCCTGGCTCTGCCACGAGCTCGCCGACCGCCGCGCCCGCGGCCAGGCCCTCACCGCCAGCACCCACGGCCGCGGCGACGACCGCGAGCGCCTGCACGGCGGCCGGCTGGCCGCCAGCCACGCCTACTTCGTCAAGGACGTGGACGTGGCGGGTGGCCGGATCTGCCTGGGCAACCCGTGGGGCGACGGCGCCGACCGCCGGATGTGGGAGTGCTGGCTGACCCTCCAGGAGATCCCGTCCTGCCTGCGGCGGATGAACGCCGTCGACACCTGGTAG
- a CDS encoding ribonuclease T1, which yields MTSRNHVIVAVLVVCAIVAAAAYALGDRTGSTRNPTTGATPGGTPTPAGTPTGTPRSGASPVWLPSDPAIADVCRTRLPAQAGTTLGLIAAGGPYPYRSDGVVFENREGLLPRHTTGYYHEYTVATPGSDDRGTRRIVTGTSGERYWSADHYASFREIDPRC from the coding sequence ATGACCAGCCGAAACCACGTGATCGTCGCCGTCCTGGTGGTGTGCGCCATCGTTGCCGCGGCCGCCTACGCGCTCGGCGACCGCACCGGTTCGACGAGGAATCCCACCACCGGCGCCACCCCCGGCGGCACCCCGACACCGGCCGGGACGCCCACCGGCACGCCGAGAAGCGGCGCGAGCCCGGTCTGGCTGCCGAGCGACCCGGCGATCGCCGACGTCTGCCGCACCCGGCTCCCCGCGCAGGCGGGCACCACCCTCGGCCTGATCGCCGCGGGCGGCCCCTACCCGTACCGCTCGGACGGGGTCGTGTTCGAGAACCGCGAGGGCCTGCTGCCGCGGCACACCACCGGCTACTACCACGAGTACACCGTCGCCACCCCGGGCTCCGACGACCGCGGCACCCGGCGCATCGTCACCGGCACGTCCGGCGAGCGCTACTGGAGCGCCGACCACTACGCCAGCTTCCGCGAGATCGACCCCCGCTGCTGA
- a CDS encoding GDSL-like lipase/acylhydrolase family protein gives MARRRGGSGAALAALLLPALLAAAGCGTGADTGAAPSAAPAVRQSAPQPAATPAGPYVALGDSYTSGLKVPPQGGTPAGCARSGVNYPSLVAEGLGLTGAAFRDVSCSGARTGDLTAPQRTADGTNPPQLDALTGTTRLVTVGIGGNDAGFMDVITRCARESLRASPAADGAGDTAAGSACRAVYAAAGGGPDEVQRKVASAGAKVGDVLAEIRRRAPSARVFVVGYPALLPADPAACRETLGYGFAAADLAFLAEKQQQLNGMLRERAAAAGAAYVDTAAASAGHDMCAGEAGRWIEPALSAVGAAPLHPNARGERGMADAVLAAVRH, from the coding sequence ATGGCACGACGGCGCGGCGGCAGCGGGGCAGCCCTGGCCGCGCTCCTGCTGCCCGCGCTGCTCGCCGCGGCCGGCTGCGGCACGGGCGCCGACACCGGGGCGGCCCCCTCCGCCGCCCCCGCGGTCCGGCAGTCCGCGCCGCAGCCGGCGGCGACGCCGGCCGGCCCGTACGTCGCCCTCGGCGACTCCTACACCTCGGGTCTCAAGGTGCCCCCGCAGGGCGGCACCCCGGCGGGCTGCGCCCGCTCAGGGGTGAACTACCCGTCGCTGGTCGCCGAGGGCCTCGGGCTGACCGGCGCGGCGTTCCGGGACGTCAGCTGCAGCGGCGCCCGCACCGGCGACCTGACCGCGCCCCAGCGGACCGCGGACGGCACCAACCCGCCCCAGCTGGACGCCCTGACGGGCACCACCCGGCTGGTGACGGTCGGGATCGGCGGCAACGACGCCGGCTTCATGGACGTGATCACCCGCTGCGCGCGGGAGAGCCTGCGCGCCTCGCCGGCGGCCGACGGCGCCGGGGACACGGCGGCCGGTTCGGCCTGCCGGGCCGTGTACGCCGCGGCCGGCGGCGGGCCGGACGAGGTGCAGCGCAAGGTGGCGTCGGCGGGTGCGAAGGTCGGCGACGTGCTCGCCGAGATCCGCCGCCGGGCGCCCTCGGCGCGGGTGTTCGTGGTGGGTTACCCGGCACTGCTGCCGGCCGACCCGGCGGCCTGCCGGGAGACCCTCGGCTACGGCTTCGCCGCTGCCGACCTGGCCTTCCTCGCCGAGAAGCAGCAGCAGTTGAACGGGATGCTGCGCGAGCGCGCGGCCGCCGCCGGCGCGGCCTACGTGGACACCGCCGCCGCCTCGGCCGGCCACGACATGTGCGCGGGGGAGGCCGGCCGCTGGATCGAGCCCGCCCTGTCGGCGGTGGGCGCCGCCCCGCTGCACCCGAACGCCCGGGGCGAGCGCGGGATGGCGGACGCCGTCCTGGCGGCCGTCCGGCACTAG
- a CDS encoding ADP-ribosylglycohydrolase codes for MAVMTRPTDRTPSTDPSAASSTDRSGLRLGAAFDSLQGLSVGDALGAQFFVPANRPHLDRRQAPPGRWPWTDDTEMACSVHAALVERGRIDAFDLTHAFARRHDFDRGYGPAANRMLRLIREGGDARRLAAELFDGQGSYGNGAAMRVAPLGAAHADDPAAAVRPAADTAVITHTHPQAVDGAIAVAVAAALAARARIQDDRPAPADFLAEVRRLTPRGAVRDGLGEAIGLLGTADPHTAAKVLGNGSRVSAADTVPFALWAAARHLDDYPAAIWDTVTAGGDVDTTAAVVGGVVAARTGAAGIPAAWLAAREALPAWAAPAPGSVADTGPGPAGRTAVLLPRPVDLPELHWTDRDWQRIRTSRRDRTGALLTHTAEGVLHLRDGRSGHGVLDVRVEALPRTGWRPVEARHEAHPARSPHDPADLLAALRLL; via the coding sequence ATGGCCGTGATGACCCGACCCACCGACCGCACACCGTCCACCGACCCGTCCGCCGCCTCCTCCACCGACCGCTCAGGCCTCCGGCTCGGCGCCGCCTTCGACTCGCTGCAGGGGCTGTCCGTCGGCGACGCCCTCGGCGCCCAGTTCTTCGTCCCCGCCAACCGGCCGCACCTGGACCGGCGACAGGCCCCGCCGGGCCGCTGGCCCTGGACGGACGACACCGAGATGGCCTGCTCCGTCCACGCCGCCCTCGTCGAACGGGGCCGCATCGACGCCTTCGACCTCACCCACGCCTTCGCCCGCCGGCACGACTTCGACCGCGGCTACGGGCCCGCCGCGAACCGGATGCTCCGGCTGATCCGCGAGGGCGGCGACGCCCGCCGGCTGGCCGCCGAACTCTTCGACGGCCAGGGCTCGTACGGGAACGGCGCGGCCATGCGGGTCGCGCCGCTCGGCGCAGCGCACGCCGACGACCCGGCCGCGGCCGTCCGCCCGGCGGCGGACACCGCCGTGATCACCCACACCCATCCGCAGGCGGTGGACGGCGCGATCGCGGTCGCCGTCGCCGCGGCCCTCGCCGCCCGGGCCCGGATCCAGGACGACCGGCCGGCCCCGGCGGACTTCCTGGCCGAGGTGCGGCGGCTCACCCCGCGCGGCGCGGTGCGCGACGGGCTGGGCGAGGCGATCGGGCTGCTCGGCACGGCGGACCCGCACACCGCCGCCAAGGTCCTCGGCAACGGCAGCCGGGTCAGCGCGGCCGACACCGTCCCGTTCGCGCTGTGGGCCGCCGCCCGGCACCTGGACGACTACCCGGCCGCGATCTGGGACACCGTCACCGCCGGCGGCGACGTCGACACCACGGCCGCCGTCGTCGGCGGGGTGGTCGCCGCCCGCACCGGCGCCGCCGGCATCCCGGCCGCCTGGCTGGCCGCCCGCGAGGCACTGCCCGCCTGGGCCGCCCCCGCGCCGGGCAGCGTGGCGGACACCGGACCCGGCCCGGCCGGCCGCACGGCCGTCCTGCTGCCCCGACCGGTCGACCTCCCCGAGCTGCACTGGACGGACCGGGACTGGCAGCGCATCAGGACCTCCCGCCGCGACCGGACCGGCGCCCTGCTGACGCACACCGCCGAGGGCGTGCTCCACCTGCGGGACGGCCGCTCCGGCCACGGCGTCCTGGACGTCCGGGTGGAGGCGCTGCCGCGCACCGGCTGGCGGCCGGTCGAGGCGCGGCACGAGGCCCACCCGGCCCGCTCGCCGCACGACCCGGCCGACCTGCTGGCGGCACTCCGCCTGCTCTGA
- a CDS encoding RimJ/RimL family protein N-acetyltransferase, which yields MPVPVTLIGRTVRLEPLAEHHAEALAEAGAADRTTYAFTPVPHGLEAAREYIGRALADQAAGRSLPFATVSTADNRVVGSTRFLELDYWQGPLVWPPVPGVPFGDPREAVPDAAEIGNTWLAPWAQGTGVNTEAKLLMLRHAFEAWRVQRISLRADARNLRSRAAIERLGATCEGVRRAHSRGLDGVVRSTAFYSILDEEWPAVRDIIELRIAAATSPSAPDPSLNQECLRHGGPLIPA from the coding sequence GTGCCCGTTCCCGTCACCCTCATCGGCCGCACCGTGCGGCTGGAGCCTCTCGCCGAGCACCACGCGGAGGCACTGGCCGAGGCAGGTGCAGCGGACCGTACGACCTACGCCTTCACCCCCGTCCCGCACGGCCTCGAAGCGGCCAGGGAGTACATCGGGCGTGCCCTCGCCGACCAGGCCGCGGGCCGGTCGCTCCCGTTCGCGACCGTGAGCACCGCCGACAACCGGGTGGTCGGCTCCACCCGCTTCCTGGAGCTCGACTACTGGCAGGGCCCGCTGGTGTGGCCGCCGGTGCCGGGCGTGCCCTTCGGCGATCCGCGCGAGGCGGTGCCGGACGCCGCCGAGATCGGCAACACCTGGCTGGCCCCGTGGGCCCAGGGCACCGGCGTCAACACCGAGGCGAAGCTGCTGATGCTGCGCCACGCCTTCGAGGCGTGGCGGGTGCAGCGGATCTCGCTCCGCGCGGACGCCCGCAACCTGCGCTCGCGCGCCGCGATCGAGCGGCTCGGCGCCACCTGCGAAGGGGTCCGGCGGGCCCACTCGCGCGGCCTCGACGGGGTGGTCCGCTCGACCGCCTTCTACTCGATCCTGGACGAGGAGTGGCCGGCCGTCCGCGACATCATCGAGCTGCGGATCGCCGCGGCCACCTCGCCGAGCGCCCCGGACCCGTCTCTCAACCAGGAGTGCCTTAGACACGGCGGCCCGCTGATCCCGGCCTGA